agCTTTGGCCCCATTCAAGTGGCTTCATTTGATGAATCACTGGAAAAGTGCCTGGAGGAGAAAAATCTGGCAAATGAGACTGGGTCAGTTCCACTACACAGTACAAAAGCACTTGAAAATCCATGTGGTTCAGCACTTGACCCCCAAACCCCATCCTCAGAAATGAAGCGAAACGAGTATGAGGGTCTGCCACCAAAACGTGAGACTAAGAGTAAATCCCTGAGCCTCCATGAGTACAGACAGCTGCGCCGGAAGAGACAACCCTTGGTGGAGAAACTGGGGAATTATACCACCAGGTGGCCCTCTGTTTCTGACCCCCCTAAAGAACTGCCCCCCATCCTTTGCTTGCagggacaaaaacaaagcagcggaacaaagacaacaaacacaaagattaTCAGAGTCTGTACCGATCATCTTCATAAACCACCACCCAGGCCTCAGCACTTAGAGACCAAACTGTCCACTCATCTGCATCACAGCGGACTAAAGCGCCCAAGGACTAAATCCAAAATCGACACACCTTCTAGTCCATTGTCAGATGTGTCAGCTAATGGAAATGTAATATTGCTCAGAAGCAAGAAGAGTCCAGTAAAGAAACCAACATTCAGCAGTGATCCCCCAAATCCTGTCCTCCTCCCCCTGCTGGTCAGCCAAACATTATCACCATCCACTGCTCCCTCCTCACCAGAGTCCAAAGTGGAGTTCCTCAACATAGGCTCCAACCTTCAGAGCAACAGGCACTTGCAAGAAACCAAAAATGAATCCTCAGCAACGTGTCCTCAAAGACAGCCATCCTCCTCGGAGCCAAAGCCCCAGGCGCTGTTGCTCAGTCAGGACAGTGCCACCATGCCTCAGGAAGTTAAAAACAAGCTTTCTGAGAGAGCGACAAATACCTCCTCTAGATCTCCAGCATCGTGTCCTCCCACAGCACAAACTGAATCTGCTTCAGAGTGCATAAAACTGCAGTCGCAACAATTCAGCCCAGGCCCAATGCAAGAAATCAAGTGGGAACCAAAGATTCTTCTGTCCCTAAGTCCACATCCACTGAGACAAATAAAGTGTCCTCCTTCCACACCATGTTCAGCTCAGCCACCTTCTACCATAGATGCTTCTTTGGGAATAAGGGTGACATTGCCAGAGTTTCCCCCGAGCATTTCTGCTCCTGAGGAACCTACTCCTCAGCTTGGCCCTAGAGTGCAGAGTGCAGCAGGAGAGTCAGGTAAACTGTTGAGACATGCTCATTAAATCTGACATGATGAAGAAActaaaaccaaatgtttttaCTGATACATTCATTTACGTGCTAATGTTGCTTTTGTCATTTGACCTCAGGAATCGAAGCCCCTGATCTGACCAGCCTACTGGAACAATTTGAGGAAACACAAGGTGACCAATAAGATGATGAGTATATTGTTGATTTTGGTGCTGATGTCTGGTCATTGTATGACCTATTTTTATTCTTACCCCTCTAGCTAAAGAGGAGTGTGCATGTAAGAACAAGCTGGAGCCCACACTGAGTGCTGCTCCACCTTCGGACTTGCTAACATCAGAAGACTTGGACCTGCACAGAACTCAGTCTGTAGCCTTGGAAAAGACCTCTAGATTACTATTGCCCCCCTCTGTGGAAGCACTTAAACCTTTAAGCACTTCAGAACATCCTGGGACTCCTGACACCGCCATGAATCTGCCAGATTTACAGATGTTAGAGCACGAGGAGATCCCAGAGCCCATTGGCACTGAAATCATCCTCAGCACTCAGCAAGAGCGGCCGACAAGACGCAAAAACACTTCATCCAAGACTGTTCAGATCATTGACCCCCGTCCTTTACCACCCAAAAAGACTCATGGTAACCCCTCAGAACCCTCTGTTGCACATAACTCACCTCACCTGCTTTCATCTGTATCCTCAGATCACGATTACTGTGGGTCTGTGGATCATTCACTTACGGGTGCTAGTCATCATGACAGAGCCAAGCCCTCTTTACTCAAGGATATTCATAAAGCCACCAGTGAATTGCAGGTGACCACACATGACTCAAGTGTTGCTTCTGAATGCAAAACACAGACCACAGTCGGAGcagcaaagtctctgtttcagTGTCACTCTGAGCAGCCCAGGACCAGATTAGAGACAGAGCCATCCACGCACAGAGCTCCACAGGTTTCAGATAACGGTGGTGCAGGTGACGACAGTACACCCCCATGCACTCTGCCTACACCTCCACCCAGCCCTCctaggagagggagggagaagaggcGATATCGGAGAAGATCCCCTCTGTCTGACTCCAGCTCTCGCTCCTCCTCGCCATCCTGCTCTAGCTCTGCATCTCGCTCTCCAAAAAGACGAAAGTAATCAGTAGTCTTTGTAATTGCAcccaacattgtatttagttTTCCTCTTCGTGCATCATTCTCAATTTGTTTCTCTTGCAGGCACCATCACAAGCGTTCAGAGAGCAGTTCAAgttcatcatcctcctctcgTTCAGTTTCCCGCTCCCCACCACGGCACTACAGATTGACTCACTCCAGGTGTAGCAGGTCAAGGTCCCGGTCTTGGTCCCCATCCAGATCCCGATCTCCATCCCCACGGATTTGTTGTAGGCGGTGGAGAGATGTTTACAGGTCAGTTAATGATGGAGATTTACCTTGTAGACCTTTCATAAAGGAAGAAATTCGAGGAGGTATTTTTACACATCACTTCTTTGTGTGTCTCATACTGAGTCTAGGAATTTAAGCTCAGATACTATTTTTTTGCATCCAAACTCTTTGTCCCTACAGCAACAGAGAGTCCAGGAGGCTCAGGAGGGAACATGAAATGAGGATTCAGAAACTTAAAGCCATAGTGAGTATAATATGTCTGTTAGCTGATGTGTGTGGGGATTTTTAAGATGAGTCATGAGTAGTGAGCAATCATAAACAATCATCTCAAACAGGATGAGCGCAGGGTGGTGTACGTCGGCCGCATTTGCAGATCTATGACACACAATGAACTGAGAGAACGCTTCTCCCAGTTTGGAGAGGTGGAATGTGTTTCGCTTCACTTCAGAGATAGAGGGTACGTATGAAGAATTCgagttaaaaatatttttgagtcCATTAGTGTTTTGAATGATTAGTTAATGCTGTTTATCAGTATTAAATTCCTGCCCCTTTGGTTCCTGTAGAGACCACTACGGCTTTGTCACTTTCTACAACATAGAAGATGCTTTTGCAGCTATTGATAACGGCGGCAAACTGCGGAGGCCCGACGAGCTGCCGTTTGACATCTGCTTCGGTGGAAGAAGACAGTTCTGCAATTCAAACTACTCTGATCTAGGTGAGACTCTTAAAACCACAAACTGGAGAATGCACTGTTGAATTGAACATTCATGACAGTGTGAACATGGACCAAACTGATTTACACTTCACAAAGGTAGTGTTAATTGCAGGGCTGTGACACTAGTGTGTAGTAGATTACACTAGTGTTGCAATTATTTTGTGGAGCCGTTGCATATTAATGTGGAAGTTATTGAACATAATAGTAAATAGCCCCTCTCTTCCTCAGATGCAAACCGAGACACAGAACCATCTCCTGCCGATAGCAGGTTTGAGGACCTCGACTTTGATTCGTTGCTCCAACAGGCCCAGAGAGGATTAAAGAGGTAGCAGAGCAACAGGCTGGATGTGAGGTTTTTTTAATGAACCTCAGAGCATCGGGCTTTTGTAGCAACattttgtgttgatgtttttttatgttttgaataCAGTTtctatgtatatgtatgtagcCCTCTCAGTTTGAAAATGTTGGAAGCCCCTAGACCTTTATTGCATTACataacactgacacattttgtgtaactgtatataaaaaataaaggagGTTTATTGTGTTTCCTGGTGAACACAGATTAACTCAGGTGTATTTGGATTATTTTTAGAGTTAAATCTGGAGACACTTTGACATGTCATTACAGGAAAAGTACAGATGTTATGAATCACATTTACAAAGGTCTCAGACCCCCCAGCCAGCATGTACAACAACCGTTAACTGGAGTGCAACCATAAATGTTACTCCTCACACCTCTGTTTGACAGGTAAACTGTCCACTGCTACAGCAAGTAAGACCAACAGGACATTCTGCAGAAAGTGTCTGCAATTTTGAGTCTCATCTATTTTACTTCTTTTAAGTATCTGGGGTTTTGTTGACTTCAGATTTCACATCTTGCTGATTTGTTACGTGAGCCCCACATTTTTAAGTGACTCTTAACACaatgtttaatgtttctctcagtctctctcttaATTGCGTCTCTCAAAAGTAACTGTGAAATTCATGTCAACACATCTGTCTTGTGGAAATGAACTGAAACAGGTGTAACCAATAACACCAATAGCAGCACACCTCCACTTCAGTGTTCCACTTTTCTTTATGGCTCTAACATTGTAGCTCTAACATATTGTAGCTATCTGTATTGCAGTGCTGGCtgaaaaagttattttaacaAGATCATTTAAACGTtgatgtggggaaaaaaatcatgttgCACATTATTATCAGagtatttctgtcttttaacacgtctgcatgtgtgcaaagCAGGACTGCAAGTAATAGCATCAAAATAGTTTAGACCCATACTTCTCCTGTACAATGACCACTGGTGTTGCGACTATACACAAAATGACTGCGTACGGTTTTGTGTCATTGGTTTCATTGGTTATATGTGGTCGCTGTGTCTTGtctctgcttttattatttggtatatacacatgtatatacacatgtatgtgtgtgtgtctggggtgTCATGTTGGCTGTTCCTCGTGTTTTCAGTTGAACTGGTAAGTGGGACACTGTCCCTTTAAGACGTACGCCCGGTAGTCAACCGCGTTCAGTCTGCGTGCGTGAACTTTAGCCATCGTAAAATAAGCTGTTTACTCTCAGCAGGATATATCAGGCTGCGAGACGTTCCCACAGTTTAAACGCGACTGGTCCGGGCAGACGTGCTCAGGCGGTGCAGTGAAAGCGGTTGGGCTGAGCGCACATGCCGAGACTGCTGTCAGAGCATTAGGAGACCAGACAGAGGGACTACGCTAAAAGTTGACCATGTCCACACTAGACAGTGATGAGCAGCGACCCCAGACTGGGACGAGACGGTTCATCAGTGGAGTGGTCGAAGGTGAACACATAATAAATCTTGAATTATAATAATACAATGTAAACACCCTCATTCGGCACCAAACGCCAACAGGACACACTCCGGATCTGTACTGGGGACATCTATGATTTGATATCATGTGTTGATGCATGTTTGATGCAGGTTTTTATGGGCGACCATGGACCATGGAGCAAAGAACAGAGCTGTTTAAAAGGTATTTGAACCCCCACAATGAATATGTGCAGGAAACTGAATACGTTTTCAAAAAGAGTCAGTATTTACAAAGAATATTCAGCAAacatagatttatttattcatgtatttatgtcTTCTGATTTTTATGCCACATGCTTAATGTCTTGTCCAGCTTTAAAACACACTATAATCTACTAGTGTATTTTTGCTGGGGGGGTTTGCAGGGAACAAAAGTGGGGTTTGAACACATACCTGTATGCCCCTAAGGACGACTACAAACACAGGATGTACTGGAGAGACCTGTACTCTGATGAGGAGGCAGGTAAGATGCACTGtgaactaaaaacacacacagctcaggttgtatttgtgttttagagaACATCTTCAGAACTGCAGTTGCAAAGCGAACCAAACAAAGCAGCTGGGAACACTGGAGAGTGTGTTCGTTTCACCCAAGCCCCGCTATCTCCTCAGAGGCACTGGTGAACTGCTGAAttggtgtgtgtctctgttggTTGCCTGGCTATTATCAGTAATGTTATAGGCTGAAGGGCGGTGGGGATGGTCTAAAGCTTGACCTTAAAATGGCCATGCCTTGGATAACTCTCAAGTGCTTGTCAAAACAGACACTATCAGTGGACTTTGAGCCATCAGAGACTGTCACTTCGTGCAAAACAAACTGATCTTGTGCATTATTTACCTTCCTGTTCTTCTCCCGCCTTCTGTCCCAGAACAACTCGTCAAACTGATCTCTGCAGCGAAACAGCATGACGTCGATTTCATCTATGCAATTTCTCCCGGTCTGGACATTACTTTTTCCAACCCTAAAGAGGTCGTCGCGCTGAAGAGGAAACTGGATCAGGTAGGACTTTGTATGCAGAGATGAAGGGTGGGGCAGAAGAGATAATCTCAGATGAATATAACTTTATGGCTCTCTAAGGGTTTGTT
This genomic window from Mastacembelus armatus chromosome 1, fMasArm1.2, whole genome shotgun sequence contains:
- the LOC113128726 gene encoding peroxisome proliferator-activated receptor gamma coactivator-related protein 1 isoform X1 translates to MWSSKMAARWRKEDGRLNAGNGDFLTATTRAELVLSRDNSGDVERDIQSCEDNSILAILQDATVASESKSNVEEENETLLSSLTEMLDSVEDNDGTLSPFDSLPDNKLLTFTDPKDSSVPVSPAERLRPRPKLLNDDKEDEKIERNSFLQPFKQQSQALVHPDNKKADGEVEVFSSASLINLVKLMHSYCLKLHVEDGDKTMRNHVLISQGEVWRYERPTEENDEEINVVSDDDAPVKDSKEEKQRDQKRDNGLKSVLLNGNSLRAPPSREKKRVSFGPIQVASFDESLEKCLEEKNLANETGSVPLHSTKALENPCGSALDPQTPSSEMKRNEYEGLPPKRETKSKSLSLHEYRQLRRKRQPLVEKLGNYTTRWPSVSDPPKELPPILCLQGQKQSSGTKTTNTKIIRVCTDHLHKPPPRPQHLETKLSTHLHHSGLKRPRTKSKIDTPSSPLSDVSANGNVILLRSKKSPVKKPTFSSDPPNPVLLPLLVSQTLSPSTAPSSPESKVEFLNIGSNLQSNRHLQETKNESSATCPQRQPSSSEPKPQALLLSQDSATMPQEVKNKLSERATNTSSRSPASCPPTAQTESASECIKLQSQQFSPGPMQEIKWEPKILLSLSPHPLRQIKCPPSTPCSAQPPSTIDASLGIRVTLPEFPPSISAPEEPTPQLGPRVQSAAGESGIEAPDLTSLLEQFEETQAKEECACKNKLEPTLSAAPPSDLLTSEDLDLHRTQSVALEKTSRLLLPPSVEALKPLSTSEHPGTPDTAMNLPDLQMLEHEEIPEPIGTEIILSTQQERPTRRKNTSSKTVQIIDPRPLPPKKTHGNPSEPSVAHNSPHLLSSVSSDHDYCGSVDHSLTGASHHDRAKPSLLKDIHKATSELQVTTHDSSVASECKTQTTVGAAKSLFQCHSEQPRTRLETEPSTHRAPQVSDNGGAGDDSTPPCTLPTPPPSPPRRGREKRRYRRRSPLSDSSSRSSSPSCSSSASRSPKRRKHHHKRSESSSSSSSSSRSVSRSPPRHYRLTHSRCSRSRSRSWSPSRSRSPSPRICCRRWRDVYSNRESRRLRREHEMRIQKLKAIDERRVVYVGRICRSMTHNELRERFSQFGEVECVSLHFRDRGDHYGFVTFYNIEDAFAAIDNGGKLRRPDELPFDICFGGRRQFCNSNYSDLDANRDTEPSPADSRFEDLDFDSLLQQAQRGLKR
- the LOC113128726 gene encoding peroxisome proliferator-activated receptor gamma coactivator-related protein 1 isoform X2 — translated: MWSSKMAARWRKEDGRLNAGNGDFLTATTRAELVLSRDNSGDVERDIQSCEDNSILAILQDATVASESKSNVEEENETLLSSLTEMLDSVEDNDGTLSPFDSLPDNKLLTFTDPKDSSVPVSPAERLRPRPKLLNDDKEDEKIERNSFLQPFKQQSQALVHPDNKKADGEVEVFSSASLINLVKLMHSYCLKLHVEDGDKTMRNHVLISQGEVWRYERPTEENDEEINVVSDDDAPVKDSKEEKQRDQKRDNGLKSVLLNGNSLRAPPSREKKRVSFGPIQVASFDESLEKCLEEKNLANETGSVPLHSTKALENPCGSALDPQTPSSEMKRNEYEGLPPKRETKSKSLSLHEYRQLRRKRQPLVEKLGNYTTRWPSVSDPPKELPPILCLQGQKQSSGTKTTNTKIIRVCTDHLHKPPPRPQHLETKLSTHLHHSGLKRPRTKSKIDTPSSPLSDVSANGNVILLRSKKSPVKKPTFSSDPPNPVLLPLLVSQTLSPSTAPSSPESKVEFLNIGSNLQSNRHLQETKNESSATCPQRQPSSSEPKPQALLLSQDSATMPQEVKNKLSERATNTSSRSPASCPPTAQTESASECIKLQSQQFSPGPMQEIKWEPKILLSLSPHPLRQIKCPPSTPCSAQPPSTIDASLGIRVTLPEFPPSISAPEEPTPQLGPRVQSAAGESGIEAPDLTSLLEQFEETQAKEECACKNKLEPTLSAAPPSDLLTSEDLDLHRTQSVALEKTSRLLLPPSVEALKPLSTSEHPGTPDTAMNLPDLQMLEHEEIPEPIGTEIILSTQQERPTRRKNTSSKTVQIIDPRPLPPKKTHGNPSEPSVAHNSPHLLSSVSSDHDYCGSVDHSLTGASHHDRAKPSLLKDIHKATSELQVTTHDSSVASECKTQTTVGAAKSLFQCHSEQPRTRLETEPSTHRAPQVSDNGGAGDDSTPPCTLPTPPPSPPRRGREKRRYRRRSPLSDSSSRSSSPSCSSSASRSPKRRKHHHKRSESSSSSSSSSRSVSRSPPRHYRLTHSRCSRSRSRSWSPSRSRSPSPRICCRRWRDVYSRESRRLRREHEMRIQKLKAIDERRVVYVGRICRSMTHNELRERFSQFGEVECVSLHFRDRGDHYGFVTFYNIEDAFAAIDNGGKLRRPDELPFDICFGGRRQFCNSNYSDLDANRDTEPSPADSRFEDLDFDSLLQQAQRGLKR